The genomic window TTCTTCTCTCTTTTTATCtctctcattttttctttctcctcctctatcttctcctcctctctctcttctctctcgctttagagaaaagaggagaaaagagagggaagagaaaggagagagagagagagagagaaaggaaaagagaggagaaaggagagagataTGGAAGAGAGAGAAGGATAGGAGAGGAGAGAAAGGAGGAGGAGAGATAGAAAAAGGAGAGAGATGATTAGAGAGAGGAATGggaggagagagaggaagagagagaagggagggagagaaagagggcaaggagagagagagagagaggagagaaggagagagagatagagagagagagagagggagagaaggagagagaaagagaaaaggggaGAGAGGGAGAAAAGGATAGAGAGACAAGGGAGAGAGAAAAAAGACGAGATGGAGAAAGAggagaaggggagagagagagagaaagagagagagagagggagagaaggagagagagatagagacagagagagagggagagaaggagagagagatagagacagagagagagggagagaaggagagagagatagagacagagagagagggagagaaggagagagagatagagacagagagagagggagagaaggagagagaaagagaaaaatgagagagaaagagagaggagggagagaaggaaaaaagagaaataggaggagagagagaagggagagaaagagaagagaagagaagagaaagaagggagggagagagaaagagagaggaagggggagagggagagagagagagaaagactatgtaatttggttttgaaattaggttttgattttaatttggttttggttttggttaatcggttaaaaattggtttttttttttaatttggttaaccaattctaaaaaatatggatatggtttttaaaattgttttattaaatTGGTTAACCACAATGTAGTTATGATTTTTTAACCTGTTAACtacattttggtttttttataAACACCCCTACCATTCAttataataaaatagaagactattttttttatatgaaaaaaatattggtATTTTTGTTAGAAATAGAATTATTTTGGACGTGGGGGCGTATTGCAACATGTAGGGTGAGTGTTACAACACATAGGGGGAATACGTGGTAACATCCCAACtgttgggaataagacaccattcccccttgagaaaacacctttgacagataaataaaatagacacaatcacaacacaagaatttaacgtggaaactccaattaccggagaaaaaaccacggccgttgtcaaatgacaaccagagaatatcactatgtgaaaattgttacaacacatagacttctttctctcaccggcaccccagtacatccacactctctcaaagcaaatatctaactacatctcacaacactctctaataaagagtacagaggaaaagaaaaatcagatacaagcttaaagtgtttctgactggtgccaaaaacaaatggagaacttagcctcatatttatagcctaggccacccactccatttgctatcctgagcaatgtgagactaattcaaccaaatcctaacaccaACCAACACGTGGGGGCGTATTAAAACACGTAGAGGGACGTGTTAAATATTTCTACAATACTATAATACACTTCAAATGTCAATATTCAAACAAAACACTATTTCtacttttatattaaaaataatttctgtagAATAGAGTATCTATgaataaaaatgaataaataaagaaacaaacaaaacACTTAANNNNNNNNNNNNNNNNNNNNNNNNNNNNNNNNNNNNNNNNNNNNNNNNNNNNNNNNNNNNNattgttcgagtttggacaactgacggttcatcttgttgcttagattaggtaattttattttatgtttaagctttttaattttattttcgaaaaaaaaataaaacatatatgttcttcagagtttttaagaacgaattctagagtttcatgagatatgctgaatcctggctggctgttaagccatgtctaatcttttggaccgaggttttcaCTTATCTTTACAAGAGCCTTttggttcccatcaatttggctgttgtatgtaatgctctgctaaagcttggttggctatttggtcatgtctaattcttttggaccgaaacttgagactaacattgcatgaatcctggaattcctattaaaaattttgaatttctttattttcttttccaaaataattttcgaaaaatacaataaaaatttaatgaaataataaaaactaacaaacaattaaaccttattattatttataactAATCTTTAATTTAACTCAGCAAAAGATGAATTTCAACTAAATTAAGATTtgtttgataaatttttttaaaagagtgTTTGTACTTTTCAAAAGTGCAAActctttattttgcattttataAAAAATGTTGTACCATAAAACTTTtggatttgtttaattttaccaaatATAACTAGAAGAGATTTAGAAAAGTTTGGCAATAGCACAAGAAACTCACTCACCTGGTGGACATGCAAGGCTAGCTTTATTATGATGGTGTCTTGTTTGATTAGTTTCTGAAACGGGAATGACAACTTGATTGAGGGAAGATGGAGGTTCTAGGTGCACTTGGATACCTATCATGAATTTATTATATATAGCTTAGTTGATGAGTATGAAGTATGAAGTATGAAGTATGAAgtatgaagagaagaaagaaagttaATTGCTTACGTGAATACAAGCATCGTTTCCAGAATGGTAGCTGGGGATATGAGGAAGGTGTTTTTGCTAATATCACCAAAAAGTTATCCCCAGATGGCCGGCTCCTCATTACTAATCTTGGGCAACGCCTCACCAAGTCCAGAGCCAAATCTATTCGTGAAAAAATGAATTAAGGATTGaattctagattttttttttaatcttaaaaagTTTTTATAAAGTATTTATCTAAAAAGTTTAACCTGTTATATAAAGAGATACATATCTAACACTTACCAAACATCTTGGAGTAGTAGCACAACGCCAGAAGATCAGCGCCGTGTGCGCCGTTTTCAGGAAGCAATGCTTCAAAGGGTGTGACTGAGTAAAGGTAGCGAGCCAGTTGAATTTGGCCCAATTCAAGAGCCCATGTCACCGGAAGCCAATTATTGGTAGAAGCGATAGCAGGCAACCCCTGGTTCTTGTCAACCATGCAGTTTGCAATCTTAATGTTGATACTCTCATCCCAACTATAAGCAGCGTATTGTAACGCTGTCATACCATAATTATTTACCGATTCAAGATCATTTTCTAAAATCAATTCCACTAAATACTCCACAATGTGCAGATGCCCAAGCATAGCTGCAACATGAAGTGCTGTGTCGCCCACGCTCGTGATCCTTGCAGTCAATGCTTCTGGATGCTCTTTCAGGAATTTTCGGGTGTTGTCGATGTCCTCATTGCGCACTGCCCTGAATAGTGCTTCATATTGCATAATAGAGCTACTTGCATTCTCTGTTAACCACTACTAAATAGTTACTTTCTCTCTGATCCAAGCTAAGCTAATTCCTACCATTTATTTTCATTTGCTAGCAGGATCAGTTACTCTCTTATAATAAGGAAATTTATATGGATAAGAACAAACCTGAATTTCCTGACGTGCTTCCTTGTGCACTTGAAACTGGATTTGGTCCCTCCatatgtaaaaatatccaaattaaagttaattaatttGCTATGCTATGTCATTTGCCAAACATATAATAATtaaggctatatatatatatatatagcttccTTCTTTTTCTCTATGAAGATACAAGTAGAACCGTATACTTTGCTCTCTTGTGACTTCtaattaaaaaatcatatattacTTTTGTGTTTCTCTTCTCAATGatattcttttgatttttttttttaattttatatttttcttaccTACCAGGTCTCTTCCAATAGTGTACATGACAAATCTCCTCAATCGTCCTATTTTTCAGAGCATCTCTCTTCTTATTTACAATTTCCGTCATCACTTGAGTGAGGTGACAAAGAATCATCTAATCATTCTAGTTTCTATATAGTAAGAGAAAAACTATTCAATACTTTTTTCTATACAGAAGCAACCTTGATTCATAGAATTATTCGTgacaaaaatatattaaagaatCTCGATCTTCTTGTCTTACCGGAGGCAATATAAttaagaaagcaataaagaatcATAACCTTCTCTTTTCTTCAGTTTGTTAGTTATATCTCCCTTCTGCTTTCTTTTCTCTATTCATATTTATTAAATAACTAAATAATGATCTCTTCCAAATTCTATTAGGAATTAAGGATTTATTTAACTACAATAATTGTTTGAATAGAATAGTAAGAATCAATCCAAATGAAAGAGGATAGCAAAAGCGTCATCGCTAATTTATATTTCATAATATTATGTTATAAATCCAATTAAAACATGTTTAGCAATATTATCGATCTGGAGAACAGATAATATGATTGCATTGCAGACAAATGACTAGTTCaattctctatatatatatatatatattctgatATTTGAATAAAAATTCTCATGATTGAAGTGTAAAGTATTTACTATATTAACTAAAGTCTAAGTCTANNNNNNNNNNNNNNNNNNNNNNNNNNNNNNNNNNNNNNNNNNNNNNNNNNNNNNNNNNNNNNNNNNNNNNNNNNNNNNNNNNNNNNNNNNNNNNNNNNNNNNNNNNNNNNNNNNNNNNNNNNNNNNNNNNNNNNNNNNNNNNNNNNNNNNNNACATACAAATCATGAAAAAATAAAGTTTGttttaaataaattagaaaaatagtTAGAAGGTGTTAACtacatataataatatttttggtGATGATAAACATAGTGTTAATTGGGTTGATAGTCCAAAAGTGTTTTGATAAAATTATTTAGTATTGCAAGCCTATGTTCATTGTGTAGTCCAAACAAAGAAGACAAGTAGCCTAACTAAAAAAACAAAGTACTTCCAAAGCTGCCAATGAAAAATGAATTATAATTCAGCCCATTGtcatttaagaaaaagaaaagcaatctTTACCTGGTGTTGCTATGGTGTTTTGGTTAAAGTTCAAGTAGGAAGAGAAGAATTCATTTTTTCACTAAgcatcaaaaaagaaaaatgtgcTTCACTTTTTGTTAAGCATCaaataagaagaaaggaaagtaaatcaaggaAGCAAGGTCAAATCAAAATCAACATGCATAAATTAAGTATAATTAGGTAAATTGTTTTCTTTAACATGCAAGTCAAttgtttgttaatttttttttctctctgcACAATCATTTTGACTAAGTTGAAGAAATTAGTGGCTACTTTAGTCTAATGTGAATCAATGGCTAATATTGAAACTTAGGGTCAAATCACAAGGTTAATGATTTTGGTTTATCAAACTCATTGAAGATCTATTACCAATAAAACTGCATTGCTTAACTCTGATTTCAAATCCCTGATTTTCTGGTTTgagtgaagaaaaaagaaaagaaaatttcagctggtttaagattaaaaaaaaaactgactTTGGAAAGTAAGCCCTAGCTGTGGAAACAGAACTCAATACAAAAAGAAGAAATCAACTTTAGTTTGGGCAAGGAGAGTAAACCAAGATCTGAGTTTCATTGAGAGCTTCTCTTCTGTTATAGTTCAACATTTTAGACAGTGTTTCTAGATCAAAGAAACTAACATTCCGCCAAGATGAAGAGCTACACTTGAGAGTGCTGAATTCGATTTATCTTATAGCATTTGAGTTGTTCTACATCATCTCCTTTATGGTTTATTGTTGAGCATTCTGGTTGTATGTTGTATCTTTCTTTGTTTCAATTCACTGGTAAAAGGTATTTATGTGAGGCATTAAGAAAAAGTTATTGAGAGAAAAGGTTAAGAGAAATACTTAGAGAGAAAAGCCAAGATTTATTTCAGATTGCTTTTGATTGTATTTTTGCTTTGTATCATGCACTTAAGAGGTATCCCTTGCTAAATTGGGGGAGCACTTAGTGTATTGAGAGCTTAGGAGGTTACCTAGCCAAGTTAAGCTTACATTGAAGCTTGGTTTGTCCCTGATAGGATTAGATTGAATCCTTGGAAATTGGTATTTGtaatatttgaaaagatagtgaaaatttcaccacAATTGTggtagagactggatgtaggtcgTTGCATTGCACAaagtagctgaaccaggatacatagctgagttatcttcttcttttctgcTCTGTTTCTGTTTTCtatatttatgagacaaaacgaaATTATCTCCTGTATAATCCATCTTGCAGACGGAACAGAAACTAAGTTTCATTTTCTGGTTTGAAGCTTATTGAATCAAGTTTAAAAGAAGGTCACTGATTCAACCCCCTCCTTCTCTAAGCCATCaagaaccttcaattggtatcaaaaCTTGGTCCTTAAGGGTCAAGCCTCACATCTTGGAGGAAAGGTCCAATGGCTAACAACTTGGGTGCAACCGCTGTGACCTACACTCTAATTGACGGTCAGTCAAACAACAGACCTtccttttttaatgaaaaaactaTACCTACTGAAAGAAAAAGATGCAGATCTTTATTCAATCTATTGACTACAATATATGGAAGATCATTGTGAATGGTCTTCAAGTTCTTACCAAGACAAGTACTGAAGGAGTGATGACTCCAAAGGAAGAGGCCGAATAGAATGTTGAAGACAAGAAGGTGGAGTTAAATTCCAAAGCCATCAACTTGATGTACTATACTATCAGTTTCGAGGAGTATCGAAAGATATCTAGATGCAAGACGACAAAAAAGATTTGGGATAAACTCTAAATCACACACAAGGATATCAGACAAGtcaaaaaaaataaggattgatatgctgcaaaAAGAGTATGAAATATTTttcatgaaggatggagaaaccattgatgagatgtttgagagattctcaatcatcatAAACAACTTGGATGCTATGGGTATGACCCATACTTAACAAACTCTTGTGAGAAATGTACTTAgaaatattacaaaataatgagAAACAAAAGCTATTGTAGTGGTCAAGATCAACAACCTGAGTTCTTTGTCCTATGATGACTTGAGAGAGAAATTTCTACCATATGAAATCACACACACCAGCcaagatacaaagagaaaaggaGTGgccttaaaatcaaaagttaagtTATTGGAGGATGATTTTAATGATAGTTTTTCAGATGAGGAAATTATCTTTTTTACTAAGAGATTAAGAAGGTTAATGAGGAGCAAAAGCAAGAACAAAGGCTCGAGTTCAAAAGAGCAAAAGGAAAATCTGAGCAAAGTCATTTGTCATCACTGCAAGGAGGCAAGACACTTCAAGTTCAACTACCCTAAGCTCAAGAGAGAGGACAAGacaaagaaataaaagaagaaagtGCTTATGACTTCATAGAAGGATCTAGAGAATgattctgaagaggatgaagaatcAGAATATGAGCTTAAGTCTGTCTTATGGCGGGACATAATCAATTAGATGAGGTAAACTACTTTGACTTGTCTATTGAGGATTTACATGTTATTATTGATGACCTCACAAATTATTCTGAGAAATTGCTgaataaatacaataaatacaaatctgaaaatgaagttttgaaagctgaaaataattttttgaaagaaaaggtGAAGAAAACTGAATGTGTTATTGATCTCGTTGAAGAAAAcatattcttaaaatttgaaattaaaaaatttaaaggaaagcaCTTGGTTGATGCCTCAACAAGAACTCATCACTGAAAATAAAAGATTGAATAAAATGATTGAAAATTTGAATAATAATCTAACAAAATTTACGCATAGTTTCAATAACTTGGATAGATTGCTTGTTAATCAAAGACTGTTATTCgaaaaatttggttttggttatttCACTAACAATGATGTTGCTTTTGAAAAAATACCTTTTGACAAaaattcatcatcatcaagaaccaAATCTGTGTCAAAGAATTCTGGTTTGGGCTATGTTGCTAAAGATGgtatagttgctagaaattaaTTCTTTAAAAGGACTGCaccttcataaaaaaaaatagaatattcaaaatCTTTAATCATTTTCAGTATCATGCACACAGAAATCATTGTTCTACTTACAATAAATATGGTCATTCTTCCTCTCAATACATTATTGTCAAAAGAATAGTagaaaacaaaacatacaaagttgtttgtgatttcaatgctcTTGTgagcaaccaagatggattaacttcaaaggatccaaattggTTTGGATACTTAAGTTTACTTGAAAATGTGTGCTGATATGGCTAGCATCCAAGAGGAAGAAAGACATGTGGTACTTAGATATCAGATGCTCTAGGCACATGACGGAAAAGTCAACATTCTTTGTTAAACTCAACTAGTATGATGGAGAATTTGTAACTTTCGGTGATCACAGTAAAAAAAAATTGCTATTGGAAGAATTGGTAACAATCTATCTACTTTCATTGAAAATATTTTCTTGGTTGAAGAGTTGAAATACAATATTTTGAGTATTAGTCAATTATGTAATCTTGgttatttagttattttcaaaaaattagaatGAATTGTTGTGAATAAAAAATCTGATGAAGTGTTATTTGTGGTAAAACATTATGATAATGTATATAGCCTTATTTTAGATGAACTTAAGATTCTAAGAGTCAATTATTTTAAAGATCAAAGATCATTGAAATCATGAATTGATAGGCAACAGTagaattattagtttattacatACCTGCATATATAGGCACTGACTTCTATTTCTGCTAAAActattcattcttttcattgtttagctagaaaataaactacaaaattatactagtaaaaaattataatagtattttctcgatttttagcaaattgatggcggttcgatatctagtggtcTGGGAGCAAAACCTACTCCTCTGTGCGAGTACCAGTTTTCTAGAAGTGCATCAAAGCATCTTCGATTAGACAAGTTttgacaataaaaataaaataaatttgtagAATGTTAAAtgaaatttagaaatcaaagttTTCAATAAGTAAAGACATGGTAAATGGAAAGAGTTGTACCAAAATCAAAAGAAAACAGTAAAAGCACcttaaattaaatcaaagaaattcaaagtAAGTGATGGAATGCTGAAAGATAAATTTAACAGAGAAAGTAAAGAATGTGAATAATACTTAGTGAATAAAAATATGAAGTTTACAaacagaattaaaattaaaatgaagaagaaggtggaaggaaccctacagaaaaatgAAACTCGATCGTAAACTCAAGGATACGCTGGGATGTGAGAGTGCTAGAGTGTTTTTCTGAGTAAAAGTTTCAATCCTTATTCCCTAACCCTTCACAGTATTTATAGACTATCTTACATAATGGTTAATTTGattacaattaattacaattaaacaTAGCATTTCAAATTCTGAAGCGCAGTCTCTCTTGGTAATCGTTCCCGCCGCATGATTGTAGCTAGCATTTTAAATTCTGAAGTACAGTCTCTCTTGGTAACCGTTCCCGCCGCATGATTGTAGCTATTCTCCATGAACTCCTCATGCAATTAAAGTCATTAACTTCCCATTTTCACTACTAATCGATCA from Arachis ipaensis cultivar K30076 chromosome B09, Araip1.1, whole genome shotgun sequence includes these protein-coding regions:
- the LOC107616494 gene encoding ankyrin repeat-containing protein ITN1-like produces the protein MEGPNPVSSAQGSTSGNSENASSSIMQYEALFRAVRNEDIDNTRKFLKEHPEALTARITSVGDTALHVAAMLGHLHIVEYLVELILENDLESVNNYGMTALQYAAYSWDESINIKIANCMVDKNQGLPAIASTNNWLPVTWALELGQIQLARYLYSVTPFEALLPENGAHGADLLALCYYSKMFDLALDLVRRCPRLVMRSRPSGDNFLVILAKTPSSYPQLPFWKRCLYSRIQVHLEPPSSLNQVVIPVSETNQTRHHHNKASLACPPGIMKEIYEAKLSDEQSRVLLRAACNAISPENIEEISKSGMEGAILMAAQRGNATFIVEALKAQFSMEVESITPPYVKQQLNNGNLTPRELFTKEHKELVKEGEKWTKGTAGSCGVVAALVATITFAAAFTVPGGNDQIKGYPIFLHKNLFMLFIISDAVSLFSSTTSLLMFLGLLTSRYAEDDFLKSLPTKLIIGLSAMFISLATMMAAFCTALFLMLQHRSWIVISITFLASIPVTLYIWLQFPLLVLIFKSTYGPSIFDRNIKPWL